In the Microtus ochrogaster isolate Prairie Vole_2 chromosome 21, MicOch1.0, whole genome shotgun sequence genome, caccaggcatgcgtgtggtgcacagacatacatgcaggtaaaatactcagAAATGAATCTAAGAAGATAAATAACAAATTCCCTGCTTGTGCTATGCCCCAGCAACAGAAGTCTTCCTCCTCTTGAACTCCTCTTTGTCTGTGACATCGGCTTGTTGACTTCCGGACAGGACTGAGAACATGGGGTGTTTGTCTTTGTGCGTTCACTTAACATAGTTCTCTCTCTAGGCTCATCCATGCTGCAGCATGGACTTTATTTTAAAGtgattaaggggctggagagatggctcagtggttaagagcattgcctgctcttccaaaggtcctgagttcaattcccagcaaccacatggtggctcacaaccatctgtaaagaggtctggcgtcctcttctggccttcaggcaaacaggcagaatattgtatacataataaataaatagatattaaagtGATTGATTAAGTAATGGTTCATAATATAGTAATAAcaacatgatatttgtcttttgttcatttttgcatCAATAGGCAGCTAGATGTATTTCATATCTTGTTATTTAGCTATTTAAAAACACCTTTATTTTCCGACActgtctcatgaagcccaggttggcctaaaGCTATGTGACTAAGGCTAGCCTCGAACAGCTGgtactcctgcctctacctcccaaatgctgggattacaggggcaCACTGTCATGTTGGCTGTAGAAAACAATGTCCACTTTAGCTGCTTTTGCTTCTTCTCCTTGCCTAACTGCTCTGTCTAGGTGAAATAACATTCAAGTTATTCACTTAAAATTACTCAACACATATTAAATCTATGGAATatgatataattattaaaaataaatgatacggAGAAATTGCTTAAAATGCGTCTACTGAGAAACGTGTATAAAGTGCTGTCTTTGTAGAAAGAGTAACTTTCCCATGGATAGCACTGCGTGGGAGGGTAGACGGTCCCACACCAAGTTGCTGCCAGCGACACCAGCTGCTACCATCCTATGGCACACCGTAGCCCCGGCCAGTGAGGCTGGTGGTGTGTGGCACGGCCTGTAGAGCTGGTGGTGTGAGGCACACCCGTAGTCCCGGCTGGTGGTGTACGACACATCACATCGTAGTCCCGGCCACTGCAGGAGGCTGTGCAAGGTTACGTTCAGCCCAGGCTTCATGTGCGTTCCACGCTTAGTCAGGGATTCAAAGTGAGGACgtgtcaaaaacaaacagaaaacaatagcaaacaaacaaaaacacaaaacaagttgTCGCTGCATATTGGGCTAGAggttatgttttgcttttaaacattttaattaatttgggggccagagagatggctcatcaggtaaaggtgtCTGCTACTGAGCCTGGCCCCCGAGTTTGGctcctgggacccacgtggtgggaggagagaatggactcttGAAGTTTGTCTGCTGCCTCCACAGGGGGTCATGGGTGCAACCCTTGCTCCAgaacaccacaaaaataaatcaaataataaaaagtttaaaaattaattttgttcacGTGAAATTTACCCATAGTAATGTTCACAAATgggtacatttattttctttggtatATGTAATTATGTATTTGTAAATTGTAAAGATAAATCACAGGTTTCTGGGACAGTGATGGCTGcctgagttatttatttatattgtgtgtatgtgtgtatgcgtgcatgaaTGAGTGCATACACACCATATCAGAGGACCCACAGGTGGCAACCGAAGTCCAGGTGTcagcccagcaggaggaaaacCCCTGATGAATGAATCTCAGATAGGCAAGGCCCCAGACCACGACTCCAgagtgtcttttgcttctgctatgACTTTACATGGTTGTCgctgccatctttctctggtatccGGCACGGTGTGAATGTGGGGAGATCCTCACTGCCtgtaatgtgtgtgtttatctcatggaaacatcctgTTCTAGTGTGGATTATTGGGAAGATGATTTCctcctaagctgtactgtctaattgataataataataatgtttacaTAGAGTTTTTATGTCTAGGTTccatggactcttttttttttattaaccccaggctagcctagaactcacccACTGCGGCCCCAAGTCACAgcaatcctgctgcctcagcctcccaagatcTGAGCttataggcatgagccatcatAGCCGGTTAATCCCAGGAACTGTCGTTTGTTGATCTGAGNNNNNNNNNNNNNNNNNNNNNNNNNNNNNNNNNNNNNNNNNNNNNNNNNNNNNNNNNNNNNNNNNNNNNNNNNNNNNNNNNNNNNNNNNNNNNNNNNNNNNNNNNNNNNNNNNNNNNNNNNNNNNNNNNNNNNNNNNNNNNNNNNNNNNNNNNNNNNNNNNNNNNNNNNNNNNNNNNNNNNNNNNNNNNNNNNNNNNNNNNNNNNNNNNNNNNNNNNNNNNNNNNNNNNNNNNNNNNNNNNNNNNNNNNNNNNNNNNNNNNNNNNNNNNNNNNNNNNNNNNNNNNNNNNNNNNNNNNNNNNNNNNCATAGCCGGTTAATCCCAGGAACTGTCGTTTGTTGATCTGAGCttataggcatgagccatcatAGCCGGTTAATCCCAGGAACTGTCGTTTGTTGCCTTCTTTGATTCTCTGATCGTCCCCCTCATCCCATCATAGGCACGCTGGAATCATGGACACAccactgcctctggctttttACCTAAGTTGGGGGATCCATCCCAGATTGGcccctttactcactgagccatctctccagccctctggtcCCAAGAACTCAGGCTGACTCGTGTTCCTGTCTAAGGCAGAGTCCCAGAGCAGTAAGAAAACTAAAACCCAGAACACGGCCATCAGAGACAAGCGAAGAGGTCTGGGTAAGAGGGAACTGGACAGGGATGAACTGGTGAGGGCTGGGGAACTGTTACATAGACAGCAGCAGGAGTCACTGAGACCGTAGGAAATGATCTTGAGCCATCGTCTTCTAAAAGCTTGAGAAAGCagctttctttcaaaagaaagaagcaatggAAGCCTGTCTAGTTCTTTCCCATGGGGCCCCCAGCCAGCACATattgacacagagatttattattaattatgaaagcttggcctccagcttaggcttgttttcaaTGAGTTCTTATAACTTCTAATTAAACTTATAACTTATAATTCTAATTAACCCATAGTTTTTCATCTATGCCTGGCCACAGGGCTTGTTACCTCACCTCCCTACTGCATaccctgctcttcctccctctcgCCGACACATCCTGTCTGCCTAGATtctacttccttttcctctctggccCCAGAAATATGGCCTAATCTTTccagcctagctattggctattcagctctttattaaaccagtcagagcAATCCATCTTTGTACAGTGTACAAGTATCCCACAATGGAAGCTATTTAGAGAAACTCCTACACAAGGCTACTGAGGGCTGGAGAAGTAACTCAGTGGACAGTGTGCTGGCTTGGCGTTTGCACAGCAGCGCCACACACCCTCCCCAGCTGTGGAGGTACCCGGCAGCAAGCACAGCGTTTGGGAGGTGAAGCAGCCGGCCCGCTAGgactgtgagagaccctgtgtcagagAAGGCAAAGGACTGGACtgtggctccgtggttaagagcactggccttCCAGAATAAACAGAATggaaacaagcacacacacggtggctcacaaccatctgtagcacCAGTTTCCTGGAGCTCCAACActctttctggcctccttgggcagtACACagacatggtgtacagacatgcatTCAGACAAACACCAAAATATGTAACacgaaaataaataaaattagatatatatacatatatacatatatacatatatatatacatatgtatatatatctaatttatatatatctaattatatatatatataatattaagacAAAAAAGCTGGTATGGTCATGcacaccttaaattccagcagttgggaggtagaggcagacagatctctgtgaggttgaggccagcctggtctacagagtgagttccaggacagccagggctacatagtgaaatcgtatctcaaaaaaaaagttcttgacGAGTCACATTGAAGACTGCTAgcttctgtacacacacacacacactctctctctctctctctctctctctctctctctctctctctctctctcacacacacacacacacacacacacacgatcaatTGCCTTAAAATGATCCATTCATTCAGCCAATGATTTGTTTGGTGCAATTTTCTGCATGTTTCTATTTCAaaacttgttttttggttttggttttggaatTTTTAATCCAAAGTCCTGAATGTCTGATTCCAGATGTGGCAGCTGCTAGCAGCTTTTCAAGCCTGAACCtaagaatttcctttttttttttttttttttgagataacatCTTACTTTATAACCTAAGCTTGCCCGGAACTCAGagtgtagcctaggttggcctcaaactctcagcaacccaccagcctccccagtgctgtgataaCAGGAACGAACCGCTATGCCCAGCCAGGAGCTGTGGCTGAATATATTTTACATGAGGATATTGTTCTGATGATTTGGGTGGCTTTAGCTGCAATCAGAAGTTTCCTCATGAAAGAAAGGCCTGGTCACAGGGAAGATGGGGGAGAGATAGCACCAGCAGCCACGGGCTGTAGCAAGGCTTTCTCTATcctgtcagctcccaaataaccacacagagactttttaattatgaaagctaggCTCACAGCTTAGCCTtgttcttaactagctcttataacttaaatccaCCTGTATTTttgttaatctacattctaccacgtGACTTTTACCTCTGACCCATTTTGTGCATCTGACTTATTCAGTCTGTCTGGCATCTCTACCCTCCAGCGCTGTATCTGCTGAGAAAATCCTACCTAACTATTGGAcgtttaacttttatttaaatcaatcacagtgagatatcttcacacagtgtaaaggaatattccacaacaattagAAGCTTCAATAAGCAAGGTATAGCCTGTGTCCCATGCATATAAGCTGTAGAGGcttgaggatcagaagttcaaggtcatccttggtgaTGTACCTAGTTttagtccaaggccagcctgatctcccggagaccttgtctaaaatacTCTTTTTAGAGGAATGAATTCTCCAGATCTGTAAAAGGGAACTGGCCTTGTCAGTGTAACTCCAAGAATAAATTGCACACCAGTCAGTCAGTcctcatgtttttttaaaaaacagtcagATAAGGCacaaaagttacattttaaaggacagagaggggctcagtaggtaaaagcacttgttggACAAATCTGAGAAtcagtttggattcccagaacacatgtaaaTGCCAAGTGgtgtttttaaactaaatttcAATCCTGTGGtgttaccaataaagactcaggacaGGTGCTGGAGTGGAAaactgctagctcagagagggagaggaacaaCCAGGTGACATTCCTCCTTAGATGATGTCGTCCTAGATGGGAGAGTTTCTCTTCTGCGGTCCCAAGCAAGAgaggcctgccaggctccagtccctccctgctgcttcctgtgcatctctctagccctcttccCACCCCCCTCTTACTCTCTATGAccacttcctgtcaactagttgctggctGCGCCTCTTGACCCAAGGTTGACCcattatttaattaatgaaatctcagggttcacagtgtgatcaaataacATGAAACAATGAGGGTGTGGCAActtgtctgtaatcctagcacacaggaagctgagacagggatCCCCAGAGCAATGCAAGGTGGCTAGCTAGATTAGTTGAGTTAGCCAACTCTGGGTTCAAGCGAGAGAGTCTGTCTCAGTACATAAGGTGGGGTTTGGTAAGATAGCCAACATCAGCCTATGGCCTCCACACTcacgagcacacacatgcatatgtgagcatgcacacacacacacacacacacacacacacacacacacacacacacacctcaaaactAAAGGAACCAAAAGGCTGTGGAAGAAATGAGGACTAAAATTCCAGAAGAGTTCATCTATTCTGGGATGTGCTAAGAATAGGCTGCAGATCAGGCTTAACTGAGGCAGAATGTCTCTGGAGAAAGGAAGTCACCGGAGGTTTGCACGGTTATGTGAGAAGTAGATTTACCTTTGCCCAGAGAACTTTGGTGAACCCTGGGGATGTTCAGGAGACCTCAGAGTGGCATTGAAAGCTCCAATGGGCATATAGAAGCtcctccaggggctggagagatggctcagaggttaagagcactggctgctcttccagaggacctgagttcaattcccagtaaccacatggtggttcacaaccatctgtactgagatctggtgccctcctctggcgtgcaggcatacatggaggcagaatgctgtatacataataaataaatctttttttaaaaaaaagaagctcctCCAGGCTGGAGTTATTGATGAGGAAATTAAGACTCACTGGGGCAGGGTATCAGCTAATCCGATGGTTTGCCCTTAGTGTGTTTGCCAGATCTCGAGTTTGTGTGGAGGAGTTGGGATCTGAAGAACTAGCCCCATTTGCTTCAGttcgggggggggagggggctgttcACTTTTTAATCAAAAGTTGTGTGAagttggatggtggtggcgcacgactttaatcccagcactcgggaagcagaggtaggtggatctctgtgagtttgaagtcagcctggtctatgagagctagttccaggacaggctccaaagctagagagaaactgtgtctctcttaaaaaaaaaagcaagcaaacaaacaaacaaaaaagaaaaaaacaaaaccaaagttgtGAGAAATATGCCCGGAGACTAGGGACGAACAAGGCTGAAACAGTCGCTCAGTGCGGTCCTCCCAGCTCTAATTCCTGTCTCTGCTGGAGAACATAACCTGCCCTTCCACTCTATTCACACTAGATGGCAAACAATAACAAGCCATAAGCCTTGCACAGCGAAagagaaacatgatcaaaatgaaaaattaaaacaagcaagAGAAGCCTAGCCATGGCTGATACAGACCCAGATGCTCCTTGGTTTATAATGGGCACATTCCAAAACACCCAGCATTTAATACACACAACCTACTGAGCACCACAGTTCGGGggtttgatttgttgttgttttaactgcAGGCTATAGGTGAAGATGTTGACTAGGCGTGTGACCACCCCACTGTGCAGCCTCAGAAGAGTATCTTATCCTGGgataatatttaaagttaaaagttaatttttgcaCCATTCTGAAGCTGAAACATTGCAGGACAGATTATTTTAGCTGTGACCCATTTGTACTGGAGGTGACACTTAAGAACACAGAGCCAGAGAGACGGCTAGGACTTGCCGCCCAAGCTTGACAAGTGGAGATAGGTTCCAGAGCGCATATGGTGGAGAGAACAGACACGACAtcgctgtcctctgacttcacgtTTGCCATTCCGCAAGTGCCCCTCACATCCCGATAATACGCACATGGCACAAATGTACATTAAACAAATACCAAAatcttaaaatgtataaaatttggTAAGGATagagaaaagcagaacaaaggtGGAAGGGGAAACTCTAGGATGGAAAATTTTAAGGGGtgcagggagatggggagattAGGGGAGGGTCTGTCTAAACTAAAGATTATGAAAAATCATAAGGAAAGCCAAGGCACTGAAAATCAAATACAAAGGAGCTCGAGGGACTGGGACTTAGCTccgttggtagagtgcttgcctagcattcacgAAGCCCCGGGATGGATCCCCAGcccccatgtggtggctcacaaccatctgtaactccagctagtGCCCGTCTACTTTTGTGCCTTTGTGTGTAGCATAACGAATTTAATTAGGGTTTCTTACAGGAGCCTGGAGGTTCCTTGGAGGTTCATGGGCACATTACCATAGTCACAGCACTGGGAGGGAATCTTTTCCTCCCCCAGTGTCTGAGTTACTTTtatatcttgttttttgtttcttttctttctttctttttatttatttatttatttttctgtttctttgtttttcatcttttttttgtttttgtttttgtttttcaaaacagtgtttctctcgctttgcagaccaggttgtccttgaactcacagagatccacttgctgaGTTAAtattctatcgctgtgaagagacacatggtcaaggcaacttataacagacttttttttttggttctcacGGTTCCAGATTTTTGTTAttgctatttctttgttttttgagacagggtttctttgtgtaactctggctgtcctgtaacttggtctgtagacctggctggctttgaactcacagatatccacctgcctctgcctcccgagtgctgggattaaacgcctGTGACACAACCGCCTGGCAGAGTCTATGATCATCAGgttggggaacatggcagcaggcactggagcagtagctgagagttcacatttATTTGATCCTAACACCTCCCAactaaaaatctttaaagaaaaaaaaatgaggtgagGTAATGTAgttttattccccccccccttttaataTAGGGTCTCTCAGTTGCTCAAGTTAGCCTGGATTCAGAATGTAGTCCAGAAAGGTCTACTGGAGGCAATCCTTCTGGCCCAcccctctgagtgctaggatcatgTGATGAACTGGTTTGCTCACGcaatctctccttccctctgtccctccccactTCACCCCCTACCCCGCTTAATTATGCCCCACAAAAGTGCCTGGTGCCCTGGAGGCCGGAGCGAGTTTCAGATCAgtagaaactggagttacagacggttttGCGCCATCACGCGGTGGCTGAGATTGGAATCCAAGAGCCGTATTTCCAGCTTGGTTTGTACCCTTTCTACCTTTACCGACTGTAAGGGCATAAATCACTGTATCTCAAGCATCTGCATCTTATCTATAAAAGGAGTTGAATAATGCCTGTTACACGGGCTTGCTCTGAGAAGTAAAACTGTAAGATTTTTCAATGATTCTTCAAGTCAGGTTCTGGATACTGATTCAAACAGGACACGACAACCCGTCCTGGTGCTTGTCCCATACAGCCTGCTCCTCCTAAATTGTCAGAAAGCTCAGCTCTAGGTACCCCTTCTGCAGACACACGGATGCGATGTTGTGAATTCCTGTCAGTCTCAGCAGTCACTCTGGCTCAGGACTCCTCCGACAACCTCATCAACACGGAACCTGGCAGTCATGGTACCCGGACGTGGctggcaggaagaaaagaagtgtAACAACAAAGGGCCACTTCCGCTTCCGGTGAGGCGAGTGCTTTCACTTCTTTAGCTGCCGTGACTAAGATGGAAGCGTTCTGGGAGTCACGGGCTGGCCACTGGGCCGGGGGTCCGGCCCCGGGCCAGTTTTACCGCGTGCCGTCCACTCCCTCCGCCCTCATGGACCCGGCGTCCGCGCTCTGCGAGGGCCCAATCACCTGGACCCAGTGAGTTGCGCTATAACCGCGCCAGGAATGGGCGGCGGGCTGGGACTTGGACCTGCGGCGCCCGGGTGGCGGCTCCCGGGGACCCCGGACGCCGCGCTCAGGGACCCTTCCATTCTTCAGGAACCCCATGGTAACTGGGACGTCGGTACTCGGGGTGAAGTTCGACGGCGGAGTGGTTATTGCTGCAGACATGCTGGGCTCCTACGGCTCCCTGGCTCGTTTCCGCAATATCTCCCGTATTATGCGAGTCAACGACAGCACTATGCTGGGTGCTTCGGGAGACTACGCTGATTTCCAGTATTTAAAGCAGGTTCTCGGCCAGATGGTGTAAGTCGCTCTCGTTTTTTATTCCCTTAGATGGGATGGGGGGACTTGAGGCTTTGGGGGAGTAGTTGGGTCGAGCATGTGAATGTTTTGAATACTTTTTGGCATTGTTTGTGGGTGGGGAACCTGACTTCCGTTATCATTACCTTATCaaccatttatttttaaggattgaTGAAGAGCTGTTGGGAGATGGACATAGCTATAGCCCTAGAGCTATTCATTCCTGGTTGACAAGGGCCATGTACAGCCGCCGCTCCAAGATGAATCCTCTGTGGAACACCATGGTCATTGGAGGCTATGCTGATGGAGAAAGGTATTTGATAACTTCCCTGACCACCCAGCCTAGCACCTACTGAgtgtctttttagtttttttgtttttcaagacaggtgtctccatgtaacagctctggctgtcctggaactctctctgtagatcaggctggccttgaactcaaagagatttgccAGCCTCTACCCTCTGagtactggagttaaaggcgtgtgccaccactgtccagctttcTTCAGTATTTGAAAAGAATGGTTTTTTACACTTGTATTGGTGCTTGtgtgctactgtgtgtgtgtgtgtgtgtatacgtgtgtacgtgtgtaccatgtgggttctagggctcaaactcgggtcatcaggtgcttttacccactgatccatcctGAGTCTCCCACCCCAGACTGTTTAACCCCAGAGAATTCC is a window encoding:
- the Psmb4 gene encoding proteasome subunit beta type-4, with translation MEAFWESRAGHWAGGPAPGQFYRVPSTPSALMDPASALCEGPITWTQNPMVTGTSVLGVKFDGGVVIAADMLGSYGSLARFRNISRIMRVNDSTMLGASGDYADFQYLKQVLGQMVIDEELLGDGHSYSPRAIHSWLTRAMYSRRSKMNPLWNTMVIGGYADGESFLGYVDMLGVAYEAPSLATGYGAYLAQPLLREVLEKQPVLSQTEARELVERCMRVLYYRDARSYNRFQIATVTEKGVEIEGPLSAETNWEIAHMISGFE